The genomic window GTGTTAATCCTTAAGTTTTAACACTTCAATTATATTTTATATTTTTTCTACCATAATTTTCAACAATAAATCCTCTCATTACTGGGAGGATTTATCTTTAACATAAGATTAAATATCTAAAAAGTTCTACAAATATTTTCACAAATTGTATTGATTGTTAAATGATTAGTTGTGTTTTAGTGTAGAATTTATGAGATTAGAGTTTCATAAACTATTCTTCTCCAAAAATTAATTCGGGAGTGTATAATTTTCTAAACATAAAATAAGTCACCGAAAGAACTGTAAAGGCTACAATAGCATCAATTGCCGATGCAAAACCGATCACTGCGATCTTTGAAAAGAATGCAAAAATAATATCGAAGAACATTCCTGCGAATACCCATTCTTTCAGTCTTAATAATCTGTTGGGAAGTAATAATACCAGGATTCCGGCTAATTTAAATACTCCTAAAATATAGATAAAATGCGATGGATAGCCTAATTGCAGCGTGATGTCCCAAACTACAGGATTTTTTGTGAGTTCAAAGAAGCCGCTTGCTCCAAACCATACTGACATAAAAATTGCTCCTGACCAATAGATGATTTTTGTTGTTTTTGTTTTCATTTTTATTTGTTTAAGTTGTTAATATTTTATTATTTGAATTGATTGAAATATATGCTGGCAAAGCGCAAGGGCACGCAATGAATTTATAAGGTTTATATTTTAAGGCACAAGAACACTTCGACAGGCTCAGTGTGACAAAAGATTTTTCAATGAAATTTGCTCCTAATTATGAAGTTTTCAATTTTATAGGAGATAAAATCTTTGCGATTTAAAAGCTTAATACATTTAATAAAGCTTTGCGTCTTTGCGTTTTAAACCGTATTAAAAAATAGCCTTAGCAGAACCCAGAATCTCCCCGGTTTTTGTATTCTGAATCATTCCGATAACCTCCCAATCGTTGGTGTTGAAATTTTCAGGAAGCTTAAAGCTTGTAGTTCCTTCTGAAGAATTTTTTAAAGAAATTTGATTTTGCTGATGAACAATCTGCCAATGTTGCAAATGACGGCCTTCATTTTCACCTTTTTGTACATTGGTGGCGGATTTTTTTTCAACCAAAGTGATGAGAAGCTTGTTTTGTGAATTATTTTCTACTGTTTTATAATTTACATTGATTTCTTTCTCCGAAGAGTTTGCGGATAAATCGATATGAAGATTTTTAGAATTAAATAAAGCATTCTCAATGGCGTCTTCAACATTGTTTCGGTCCGAGCCTACAAACTCTTTTTTACCGTTCACAACCAGTTGGGGCGTATAAACCTGTGAGCGCAATGTTCGGCTGTAGTACTGCTGTCTCTGGGAATTTTCCACGCTGCTGAATTTATCTTTCCAGCCCAGATTATTCCAATAATCTACGTGATAGGCAAGGATATAGACCGGTTGATCTTTGTACAGTTTTTCAATTTCACCCATCAATTGATCTGCAGGCGGGCAGCTCGAGCAGCCTTCGGAAGTGAACAATTCCAGCACAGCGAAACCATTGGCTTCTGTTGGATTATTTTGTTGAGGTTTTTCTGATTTGTTAGTATACACAAATGCGGAAACGGTAAACATTAAAGCTACGAAAGCCGCTGTTCCTATAAGGTTTTTTAGTATCATTTCTTTTAATTTTGATTCAAAAGTAGATACCTTTCCGTCGTGAAAGAATACAAAAAAGGTTCAACCGGACAAAATGAATGGTGAACCTGTATATTATTAACCTGAAGTTTTTAAAATCGAGAAGGAATTTAAAAGTTGGAAGTTTAACGGTCTTCCAGCCAGGTAAAGAAACTGTGCGTTTTTTCTTTATTAATAAGAAGCTTTTCAGGAGTTTCAATGGTTAATTTAACCAAAATTTTACGCTGAAAATAATGCTCCATTTCTTTGATTGCCTTGAAATTTATTAAGTATTGTCGATTAATCCTGAAAAATTGTTTTTCAGAAACCTGCTCGGCAACCTGACCCAAAGATTGGCTCAGCTGAAACTGTTCTTTGTCGAAA from Chryseobacterium wanjuense includes these protein-coding regions:
- a CDS encoding DoxX family protein is translated as MKTKTTKIIYWSGAIFMSVWFGASGFFELTKNPVVWDITLQLGYPSHFIYILGVFKLAGILVLLLPNRLLRLKEWVFAGMFFDIIFAFFSKIAVIGFASAIDAIVAFTVLSVTYFMFRKLYTPELIFGEE
- a CDS encoding DUF1223 domain-containing protein yields the protein MILKNLIGTAAFVALMFTVSAFVYTNKSEKPQQNNPTEANGFAVLELFTSEGCSSCPPADQLMGEIEKLYKDQPVYILAYHVDYWNNLGWKDKFSSVENSQRQQYYSRTLRSQVYTPQLVVNGKKEFVGSDRNNVEDAIENALFNSKNLHIDLSANSSEKEINVNYKTVENNSQNKLLITLVEKKSATNVQKGENEGRHLQHWQIVHQQNQISLKNSSEGTTSFKLPENFNTNDWEVIGMIQNTKTGEILGSAKAIF